Proteins from a genomic interval of Lysobacter stagni:
- a CDS encoding non-ribosomal peptide synthetase, whose protein sequence is MNAAVMGDAALDKANGAHATVDYDPFADGPLSRVAPTTEPQREVWLADRLGEDASLAYNESISLDFRGALDVPALHDALRALVARHDILRANFGPDGRTLCVGDTREIALPLIDLSALDEAASAARIAEHARSVVEVPFDLDHGALLRSDLIRLSADRHQLVLTAHHIVCDGWSWWVIVRELGALYTQALGQTAEPLPAAESFADYALAEAEHPHGATYRADEAYWLQRFADGGPILDLPTDRPRPTRRTFPSVREDHLLDNELVAAIRRLGARQGASLFATLLAGFAGVLSRLTSQNDVVIGIPAAGQSIDGHDHLVGHCVNLLPLRFELDQAQPFEQALAQAQSTLLDSIEHQRYTFGTLLKKLSLQRDPARLPLCSVMFNIDQAMDQESTGFHGLGMRLITNPRSYENFELFVNAVQVQGGMRLECQYNTDLFDNATIRRWMAAYETLLRAAVARPDLAFGRLSVVSEAARGELQALQPAATPFDRECRMHESFERQCDRTPDRIALEFDGQSVRYDELEDRANRIAHLLRARGVHRGTLVGLVLDRGVDMLAGLLGVLKAGAGYVPLDPNFPAERLAYMAGDAGLAALLTTTKHAGHFDLRGRPVLALDTLHDELAALPASRIGRDEGAAQPESVAYVIYTSGSTGRPKGVQVPHRAVSNFLGSMAKEPGLGADDRLVAVTTLSFDIAVLELLLPLSVGARVVLADRVTAADGVALKALIANSGATVMQATPASWRLLLDADWKGDASFKILCGGEALPQDLAAQLLQRCGSLWNVYGPTETTVWSTCSRVVAPANGAIDIHIGRPTDNTQVWILDPRGELCPLGVPGEIWIGGDGVTLGYLNRPELTSERFVEDPFSTAPGALLYRTGDRGRWRAEGVLEHQGRLDFQVKVRGYRIELGEIEALLAAHPQVARAVVVAREDRPGDVRLVAYVVGDGASALEESALASYLKGSLPDYMIPQHILFLDAIPLLPNGKIDRKSLPAPDLTVKLSGERVAPRNALERTIAEAMAQVLGVAEVGVDDDFFSLGGHSLLAAQLTSRINKELGIALSLRALFDGPTVAKLARMVQGIDGEAAPKREPIKPLADRTRGPMSVMQERLYLLEQFNPGQITYNTPSAHRLRGPLQLDAFQAAIDAMIQRQSVLRTTIGLVDGEPMQIVHDVVDVDITDVVDVSQLPKDEREAEVSRRMDALIQTPFELDRAPLIRSRLFRLGPEEHVWFFMTHHLIWDGWSFDLMYTDMAELYAAQLEGREAKLPELTVTYADYSAWHHQWLQGPEYAKQLAFWRERLGGAGQGVEALPTDMPRRPGMSGRGVTHRIVVANEVTNALHDTARKVDATLYMVLLTAYYALISRTSGLRELILGTPVRGRNTAEVENLMGYFTSLLPLRMDIDPSMSFAQAVKKVKDVVLDSFAHPDIRLEDLVRELSVRSREGGAVLYHALFSFQDIRQRVCTWGSLTHERYPVFQTASTQDLGLWFVEQDTGLSGGFIYNADIFLDDTAALLRDRYVAVLKALGSDPSRTLEEITRFDDGQPLQFGRAIEPAPVAEPVAVPRADDALGDELDPLGMQLLEIWRDLLRKPEIGPDDDFFSLGGHSLQAVQMFHRFNRETGVNLPLATLLTARSVRALAYEYHRAGADADSQDDTARPDPWAPLVPIRPQGDQLPLFLVHAVGGNVLNYRPLADAMPEGIPVYGLQALGLDGRTAPLDRVEKMAERYVHEIRQVQPHGPYHLAGGSMGGIIAFEMAQQLLAAGETVGMLGLVDTSAEFGIRYRDEAQRGLSARVQRLHRRMQGQSLGERLATIGGVVNGRLQARQMRQQAQQARESGEALPHNVRYAELEATHMRAYVKYVVQPYAGALVLFRASEQPTELRNKPALGWERMVDDVEVVSIPGDHRAMIESPALVTTLSAAILRAQGHGGGVTPQNGDEAAACVAVENDDPRATYLRALWKELLGVDVDANDNFFDIGGNSMLAVQMSSRVLKEAGVRIQLMRLASQSLAQIASDLPVSFGREEKSGGVGARMARQMKRLLRTPGTVE, encoded by the coding sequence ATGAATGCTGCCGTTATGGGCGATGCCGCACTGGACAAGGCGAACGGCGCCCACGCCACGGTCGATTACGATCCCTTCGCCGACGGGCCGCTGTCGCGTGTCGCGCCGACCACCGAGCCGCAGCGCGAGGTGTGGCTGGCCGACCGCCTGGGCGAGGATGCATCGCTGGCGTACAACGAGTCGATCTCGCTGGATTTCCGCGGCGCTCTCGATGTGCCGGCCCTGCACGATGCACTGCGCGCCCTGGTGGCGCGCCACGACATCCTGCGCGCCAACTTCGGCCCGGATGGCCGCACGCTGTGCGTGGGCGACACGCGCGAGATCGCGCTGCCGCTGATCGACCTTTCCGCACTGGACGAGGCCGCAAGCGCTGCGCGCATCGCCGAACACGCGCGCAGCGTGGTGGAGGTTCCGTTCGACCTCGACCACGGCGCACTGCTGCGCAGCGACCTGATCCGTCTGTCTGCCGACCGGCACCAGCTGGTGCTCACCGCGCACCACATCGTCTGCGATGGCTGGTCGTGGTGGGTGATCGTGCGCGAACTCGGCGCGCTGTACACGCAAGCGCTGGGGCAGACCGCGGAACCACTGCCTGCCGCCGAGTCCTTCGCCGACTACGCGCTGGCCGAGGCCGAACACCCGCACGGCGCAACCTACCGCGCCGACGAGGCGTACTGGCTGCAGCGTTTCGCCGACGGCGGCCCCATCCTCGACCTGCCCACCGACCGGCCGCGTCCCACGCGTCGCACGTTCCCATCGGTGCGCGAGGACCATCTGCTCGACAACGAGCTGGTCGCCGCCATCCGCCGCCTCGGCGCGCGCCAGGGCGCCAGCCTGTTCGCCACGCTTCTGGCCGGCTTTGCCGGTGTGCTTTCGCGCCTGACTTCGCAGAACGATGTGGTCATCGGCATTCCGGCCGCGGGCCAGTCGATCGACGGCCATGATCATCTCGTCGGCCACTGCGTGAACCTGCTGCCGCTGCGTTTCGAGCTGGACCAGGCGCAGCCGTTCGAGCAGGCGCTCGCGCAGGCGCAGTCCACGCTGCTCGATTCCATCGAGCACCAGCGCTACACCTTCGGCACGCTGCTGAAGAAGCTGTCGCTGCAGCGCGATCCCGCGCGCCTGCCGTTGTGCAGCGTGATGTTCAACATCGACCAGGCGATGGACCAGGAAAGCACCGGCTTCCACGGCCTGGGTATGCGCCTGATCACCAACCCGCGCAGCTACGAGAACTTCGAGCTGTTCGTCAACGCGGTGCAGGTGCAGGGTGGCATGCGCCTGGAGTGCCAGTACAACACCGACCTGTTCGACAACGCGACGATCCGCCGCTGGATGGCCGCGTACGAAACCTTGCTGCGCGCCGCGGTCGCGCGACCGGACCTCGCCTTCGGACGGCTGTCCGTGGTGTCCGAGGCCGCGCGCGGCGAGCTGCAGGCGCTGCAGCCGGCGGCCACGCCGTTCGACCGCGAGTGCCGCATGCACGAGTCGTTCGAACGGCAGTGCGACCGCACACCGGATCGGATCGCGCTGGAATTCGACGGTCAGTCCGTGCGCTACGACGAACTGGAAGACCGCGCCAACCGCATCGCGCACCTGTTGCGCGCGCGCGGTGTGCATCGCGGCACGCTGGTCGGCCTGGTGCTGGACCGCGGTGTGGACATGCTCGCCGGCTTGCTGGGCGTGCTGAAGGCCGGCGCCGGTTACGTGCCGCTGGATCCCAATTTTCCCGCCGAGCGCCTGGCCTACATGGCCGGCGATGCGGGCCTGGCCGCGCTGCTGACGACCACGAAGCACGCCGGTCATTTCGATCTGCGCGGACGCCCCGTGCTGGCGCTGGACACGCTGCACGACGAGTTGGCCGCGCTGCCGGCTTCGCGCATCGGGCGTGACGAAGGCGCGGCGCAGCCGGAGTCGGTTGCGTACGTCATCTACACCTCCGGCTCCACCGGTCGGCCGAAGGGCGTGCAGGTACCGCACCGTGCCGTCAGCAACTTCCTGGGCAGCATGGCGAAGGAGCCGGGTCTGGGCGCGGACGACCGTCTCGTCGCAGTGACCACGCTGTCGTTCGACATCGCCGTGCTGGAACTGCTTCTGCCGCTCAGCGTGGGCGCGCGCGTGGTGCTGGCCGATCGCGTCACCGCCGCCGACGGCGTCGCGTTGAAGGCATTGATCGCCAACAGCGGCGCGACCGTGATGCAGGCCACGCCGGCCTCGTGGCGGCTGCTGCTCGACGCCGACTGGAAGGGCGATGCCTCGTTCAAGATCCTCTGCGGCGGTGAAGCGCTGCCGCAGGACCTGGCCGCACAGTTGCTGCAGCGCTGCGGTTCGCTGTGGAACGTATACGGCCCGACCGAAACGACGGTGTGGTCCACGTGCTCGCGCGTGGTGGCGCCGGCCAACGGCGCGATCGACATCCATATCGGCCGTCCCACCGACAACACACAGGTGTGGATCCTCGACCCCCGCGGCGAGTTGTGCCCGCTTGGCGTACCGGGCGAGATCTGGATCGGCGGCGATGGTGTGACGCTGGGCTACCTCAACCGTCCGGAGCTCACGTCCGAACGCTTCGTCGAAGATCCGTTCTCCACCGCGCCCGGTGCGCTGCTGTACCGAACCGGCGACCGCGGACGCTGGCGCGCCGAAGGCGTGCTGGAACACCAGGGGCGCCTGGATTTCCAGGTGAAGGTGCGCGGTTACCGCATCGAGCTGGGCGAGATCGAAGCCCTTCTGGCCGCGCATCCACAAGTCGCGCGCGCGGTCGTGGTCGCGCGCGAGGATCGCCCGGGTGACGTGCGGCTGGTGGCGTACGTGGTCGGCGACGGCGCCTCCGCGCTGGAAGAGTCGGCGCTTGCGTCCTATCTAAAGGGATCGCTGCCGGACTACATGATTCCGCAGCACATCCTGTTCCTCGATGCCATTCCGCTGTTGCCCAACGGCAAGATCGACCGCAAGTCGCTGCCGGCGCCGGACCTGACCGTGAAGCTGTCGGGCGAACGAGTGGCCCCGCGCAACGCGCTGGAGCGCACCATCGCCGAAGCCATGGCGCAGGTGCTGGGCGTGGCGGAAGTGGGCGTGGACGATGACTTCTTCTCGCTGGGCGGACATTCGTTGCTGGCCGCGCAGCTGACCTCGCGGATCAACAAGGAACTGGGCATCGCGCTGTCGCTGCGTGCATTGTTCGACGGCCCCACCGTCGCCAAGCTCGCGCGCATGGTGCAGGGCATCGATGGCGAGGCAGCGCCCAAGCGCGAGCCCATCAAGCCATTGGCCGATCGCACGCGCGGCCCGATGTCGGTGATGCAGGAGCGCCTGTATCTGCTCGAGCAGTTCAACCCCGGTCAGATCACCTACAACACGCCCAGCGCGCATCGCCTGCGCGGTCCGCTGCAGCTGGATGCATTCCAGGCCGCGATCGACGCGATGATCCAGCGCCAGAGCGTGCTGCGCACGACCATCGGGCTGGTGGACGGCGAACCGATGCAGATCGTGCACGACGTCGTCGATGTGGACATCACCGACGTGGTGGATGTGAGCCAGCTGCCCAAGGACGAACGCGAAGCCGAAGTCTCGCGTCGCATGGACGCGTTGATCCAGACCCCGTTCGAACTGGACCGTGCGCCGCTGATCCGCTCGCGCCTGTTCCGCCTGGGGCCGGAAGAACACGTGTGGTTCTTCATGACCCACCACCTGATCTGGGACGGCTGGTCGTTCGATCTGATGTACACCGACATGGCCGAGCTGTACGCCGCGCAGCTGGAAGGGCGCGAAGCGAAGCTGCCGGAACTGACGGTGACCTACGCGGATTACTCGGCCTGGCACCACCAGTGGCTGCAGGGACCGGAGTATGCGAAGCAGCTGGCGTTCTGGCGCGAGCGACTGGGCGGCGCGGGGCAGGGCGTGGAAGCGTTGCCCACCGACATGCCGCGTCGCCCCGGCATGTCCGGGCGCGGCGTCACGCACCGCATCGTCGTGGCGAACGAGGTGACCAACGCCCTGCACGACACGGCACGGAAGGTCGACGCGACGCTCTACATGGTGCTGCTCACCGCGTACTACGCGCTGATCAGCCGGACTTCCGGCCTGCGCGAGCTGATCCTCGGCACGCCGGTACGCGGTCGCAACACCGCGGAGGTCGAGAACCTGATGGGTTACTTCACCAGCCTGCTGCCCCTGCGCATGGACATCGATCCGTCGATGAGCTTCGCGCAGGCGGTGAAGAAGGTGAAGGACGTCGTGCTGGACAGCTTCGCCCATCCCGACATCCGCCTGGAAGATCTGGTGCGCGAGCTGAGCGTGCGCAGCCGCGAAGGCGGTGCCGTACTCTATCACGCGCTGTTCTCGTTCCAGGACATCCGCCAGCGCGTGTGCACCTGGGGTTCGCTCACCCACGAGCGTTACCCGGTGTTCCAGACCGCCTCGACGCAGGACCTGGGCCTGTGGTTCGTCGAACAGGACACCGGTCTGTCGGGCGGCTTCATCTACAACGCCGACATCTTCCTCGACGACACCGCCGCGCTGCTGCGCGACCGCTACGTCGCCGTGCTGAAGGCGCTGGGCAGCGATCCCTCGCGCACGCTGGAGGAGATCACCCGCTTCGACGACGGCCAGCCGTTGCAGTTCGGTCGCGCGATCGAACCAGCGCCGGTGGCGGAACCTGTTGCCGTCCCGCGCGCCGACGATGCGCTGGGCGACGAACTCGATCCGCTGGGCATGCAGCTGCTGGAAATCTGGCGCGATCTGCTGCGCAAGCCGGAGATCGGCCCGGACGATGATTTCTTCTCGCTGGGCGGGCATTCGTTGCAGGCGGTGCAGATGTTCCACCGTTTCAACCGCGAGACCGGCGTGAACCTGCCGCTGGCGACGCTGCTCACCGCGCGCTCGGTGCGCGCACTGGCGTACGAATACCACCGCGCCGGCGCCGATGCGGACTCGCAGGACGATACCGCGCGGCCCGATCCGTGGGCGCCGCTGGTGCCGATCCGCCCGCAGGGCGACCAGCTTCCGCTGTTCCTCGTGCATGCCGTGGGCGGCAACGTACTCAATTACCGACCGCTCGCCGACGCGATGCCCGAAGGCATTCCGGTGTACGGCCTGCAGGCCCTGGGCCTGGACGGCCGCACCGCGCCGCTGGACCGCGTGGAGAAGATGGCCGAACGCTACGTGCACGAGATCCGGCAGGTGCAGCCGCACGGTCCATACCATCTGGCGGGCGGTTCGATGGGCGGCATCATCGCCTTCGAGATGGCGCAGCAGTTGCTGGCGGCCGGCGAAACGGTCGGCATGCTCGGCCTGGTGGACACCTCCGCGGAGTTCGGAATCCGTTATCGCGATGAAGCACAGCGCGGCCTGTCCGCGCGCGTGCAGCGGTTGCACCGTCGCATGCAGGGACAGTCGCTGGGCGAACGCCTGGCTACGATCGGCGGTGTCGTCAACGGACGCCTGCAGGCACGGCAGATGCGCCAGCAGGCGCAGCAGGCGCGCGAGAGCGGCGAGGCCCTGCCGCACAACGTGCGTTACGCCGAGCTGGAAGCCACGCACATGCGCGCGTACGTGAAGTACGTCGTGCAGCCGTATGCCGGTGCGCTGGTCCTGTTCCGCGCGAGCGAACAGCCGACGG